The DNA sequence AGCGGCGCGGACATGGCGATCATCATTTGCCCGCCGGCGACAGCACTCATGCCTTCGATGCCGATGAACCGCACCGGAAGCAGGATGAGCAGGACGACGAAGCCGTAGGCCGGTGCGGCCGCAAGCAACTGCACACCGACGAAGCGTGGATAGCGAAAGAGCGTCAGATCCAGCATCGGCCGCGCGACCGAGCGTTCGATCCGCCAGAAGGCCAGAAAGAAGAGCACGGAAGCCGCGAACATGGCGATCACGAGCGGGCGGCCCCAGCCGCTTTCCGGCGCCTGCAGAATGCCGAAGGTGAGCGCAGTCAGCGCCGCGGTGAAGCTTGCAGCTCCCTTCCAGTCGAGGCCGATGGCGTCCGGATCACGCGTCTCCCGCAGGAAAACCGCGCCGAGCGCCAGTGCCAGACCGGCCAGGGCCACGACGAGCAGAAAGATCGCCGGCCACCCGAAGGCCTCGACCAGGAGGCCCGATGCGATGGGGCCGAAGGCGAGGCCCACGCCGAAACTCGCACCAACGAGGCTGAAGGCTCTCAGCCGCTCGTCTTCTTCGAACTCCTGGGCAAGCGAGGCCATGCCGCCGGAGAAGGCGGCGGCTGCCCCGGTCCCTTGAAGCGCTCGCAACACGTCGAACCAGACAATATTGCCGGAGAACGCCAGAACAGCCGAGAACAGCAGGAACGCGGCAAGACCTCCGAGGAAGACACGCTTGCGACCGAAACTGTCGGCAACGGCACCCGCCGCCATCAGCGAACTGCCGAAGGTCAGCATGAAGGCATTGGTGACCCAATTGAGCGCCACCGGATCGGCGCCGAGGCTGCGACTGATCGCCGGCAACGCCACCGCCGGTCCGGTAAAGGTGAGCGGCATCGTGGCCGCCGCGCAGCAAACCGAAAGGAGCACGAACCACCGTCCGCGCCCGTCTTTGAAATCATCTCTCATATTGTCCATCCGTTGGAACAAGGAGATACCCGCACAGGCTTCCTCAGAAACCTGCAGCTGGGCGTCCGCCACCTGGGTATCGATTGACGAATGAAGAATAGTTTCGCCATAATCGGCTGAGAACCATGCCAATTGGACAGGCATACCGGAGCATAACGCTCGAATAGGAGGCTGCAATGGACCGCTTGAGCGGATTGACCGCGTTCGTGCGTACGGCCGATCTCGGCAGTTTCGTCGCGGCCGGCCGCGTGCTCGGCCTGTCCGCTTCCGCGGTCGGCAAGGCAGTCACCGCGCTCGAAAAGCAGCTCGGCGTGCGTCTGCTGCAGCGCTCGACCCGTAGTATCCGGTTGACCGAGGAGGGACGCCTCTTTCACGAGCGCTGCCGCCGGATTCTCGACGACCTGGACGATGCAGAAGCTTCATTGGCCGAGGCGGTGGCCGTTCCACGCGGACGGTTGCGCGTCAGCGTGCCGATCGTCAGCTATCATCTGCTGTTGCCGGTACTGCCGGAGTTCGTGCGACGCTATCCCGAAGTCGAGCTCGACCTCGACTTCAACGACCGCATCGTCGATCTGATCGACGAGGAAGTCGATGTCGCCATCCGCAGCGGTGTGCTGCCGGATTCGCGGCTGATGACCCGGGCGCTCAGGCCGTTCCAGCTTCTGCTCTGCGCCGCTCCGGCCTATCTCGATCGGCATGGCACCCCCGAATGCCCCCGCGATCTCGACGGGCACCATGCCATCCGCTTCCGTTTTCCCAACAGCCGGAAGCTGCAGGATTGGCCGATCGCCGTGCCCGCAGGCGGACCCGGGCCGCAGATCAAGACGGTGCTCTACAGCAACAACATGGAGGCGCTCAGTGGCGCCGTGCTCGCCGGCCTCGGCATCGGCTGCCTGCCGGATTTTCTCGCCCGCCAGCTGCTCGGCGATGGCCGGCTCCGCACGGTGCTTGATGCCTACCTCGACGCGCCCGGACAGTTCCACCTCCTCTGGCCGTCAAACCGCCACTTGTCGCCAAAGGTGCGCGTGTTCGTCGATTTCCTGAGCGAGCGGCTCTTTGCCGACCGCTGCGAGCGCACGCCAGTCGTCGACACATCTCGGTAGGAACTAAAACGGGCCGCCTCCATGACGGAAGCGGCCCTTGGTTTCTTTCAGATCGTCAACTGTGTCCCCGCGCCGATATCGCCAGAACGGGACGCTCAAGCGTTCACGCCGCCTTGATCTTGGCGCGCTTGGCGAGATGCGCCACGACGTTCTCGATCATCCGCATGCCGGCGTCGCCGCCGAGCGTCATGATCGATTCCGGATGGAACTGCACCGCCGCCACCGGCTCCTTGGTGTGCTCGATACCCATGATCGTGCCGTCTTCGCTTTCGGCGGTGATCATGAAATCACCAGGCAGGCTCGAAGGATCGGCAAAGATCGAGTGATAGCGACCGACGGTCACTTCCTTGCCGAGACCGGAGAAGACGATGCCCGGCTCCAGCACCCGGATGCGCGACGGCTTGCCGTGCATCGGGATGGCGAGCTGGCGGAGATCCCCACCATAGGCCTCGGCAAGCGCCTGGAGGCCCAGGCACACGCCGAAGATCGGCAGGTCGCGGGCGCGCGCCTTCTTGATCGTCGCCTTGCAGTCGAAATCTTTCGGGTTGCCGGGGCCGGGTGAAAGCACGACGAGATCCGGCTTCACCCGATCGAAGATCTCTTCGGCCACCGGCGTGCGCACCGTCGTGACGGTCGCCCCCGTCTGGCGGAAATAGTTCGCAAGCGTGTGGACGAAGCTGTCTTCGTGATCGACGAGCAGGATGTTGACGCCTGCACCGACGGCCGCCACATCGCGGCTTGCCTTGCCGGCATTGGCGGATTTCGCATCGCGAATGGCAGCGATCATGGCGGAGGCCTTCAGTTCGGTTTCGGCTTCTTCTTCTTCGGGGCTGGAATCGTAGAGCAGCGTCGCCCCTGCCCTGACCTCGGCAATGCCGTCCTTGATCCGGATCGTGCGCAATGTCAGGCCCGTGTTCATGTCGCCGTTGAAGCCGACCATGCCGATCGCGCCACCATACCATGCGCGCGGGCTCTTCTCATGGCTTTCGATGAAGCGCATGGCCCAGAGCTTCGGCGCGCCGGTAACGGTCACGGCCCAGGCATGGCTCAAAAAGCCGTCGAAGGCGTCCATGTCATCGCGCAGGCGGCCCTCGATGTGGTCGACCGTGTGGATGAGGCGCGAATACATCTCGATCTGGCGGCGGCCGATGACCTTGACGGAGCCCGGAACGCAGACGCGGCTCTTGTCGTTGCGGTCGACGTCCGAGCACATGGTCAGCTCGGACTCGTCCTTCTTGGAATTCAAGAGCTTCAGGATCTGCTCGCTGTCGGCGATCGGATCGTCGCCACGCTTGATCGTGCCGGAGATCGGGCAGGTCTCGATGCGGCGACCGGAAACGCGAACGAACATTTCCGGCGAAGCGCCGACGAGATATTCCTGATTGCCGAGGTTGATGAAGAACGAATAGGGCGACGGATTGATCGCCTTCAGCCGGTTGGAGATCTCCGACGGCTTGCTCTCGCACCGCTCGAAGAACTTCTGGCCGGGTACCACTTCGAACAGATCGCCGCGGCGGAAGCTTTCCTTCGCCTTGACGACGAGTTCGGCATACTCGCCGGGCCGATGGTCGCCGTGTGGCGGAATGCTGTCGACTGTCTTGAAGGGCTCGCTGGCGATCTCTTCCGCCTTGCCTTCAGTCGTCTTGCCGTCCCTGGCGAAATCGTAGCGGTCGATCCAGGCCTTGGCGGCATAGTGGTCGACGACGAGGATCTCGTCCGGCAGGAACAGCACCATGTCGCGCTGGTCGTCCGGGCGCTTCAGCTTCAGGTCGATCGCGTCGAACTGGAAGGCGAGATCGTAGCCGAAGGCGCCGTAGAGGCCTAGGCTCGCGTCCTCGGCCGAATGGAAGAGGCTGGTGACGGCGCGCAAAACGCTGAACACCGTCGGCATCTTCGAGCGCTCTTCCTCGGTGAAGACGCGGTCAGGCTGGTTGATCGTCAGATCGAGGCGACGGCTGGTCAACACACCAAGTGTGATATCGGTAACGGACTGGAGGTGTTCGGCGATGATAGCCAGCAGCACTTCACCGCGGCCGTTATAGGCTTCGATCCAGAGCGAGCGACCGAAGGAAGAAATGCCGAGCGGCGGATCGACGACGGCCGTGTCCCAACGGGTGTAGCGGCCGGGATATTCATAGTTGGATGAAAACACCGCACCGCGGCGTTCGTCGAGCTTGTCCACATAGCTTGCGATCGCGTCCTGATAGGAGGCTTCACGCCGCCTGCGGGTCACCACGATGCCACCCTTTGTGGTGTAGCTCTCCGAGCCGTCTTCGAGAATTACCGTTGCCATTCGCCTCGCTCCGTATAAGCCCGGTCCTTGAGCGGCCTGAATATGAAAAAAGCCGCCTCGAAATCTCCGGGCGGCTTCATCTCTCAATCACGCATGACTGGTCAAGGCCGCTTCAGCGAGCCCACCACCAGATCGAAATGTTGCGTGCGTTTTCCATGGGCGAAAGTGTTAGCGTGGGTTCCGGCCCCGCGCAAGCCGGAAAACGACGGCAAACACGGCGGTTGCGGCAAAAAAAGAGGCGGCTCTTTCGAACCGCCCCGACTGGAGTTGAAGGTATTGTATCAGAACTTCGCCTTCGCCGTAACCAGGAACGTGCGGCCGCGGCCCGTATCGATCGTGCTACCGGCAATCGTGCTCGACGACGGCGTATAGGTCTTGTCGAAAAGGTTCGTCACCGTCGCCGTCACCTCGAAGCCATTCTCGAACTTGTAGTTCGCGAAGAGGTCGACAAGGCCATAGCCCGGAACGTTCGGCGGCGTGCGGTTGATCTCGCCGACGAATGCGCTCGACACGGCATAGAGCCGCGTGCCGACCGTCAGGCGCTGGTCGTCGAGGAAGCGGGCGCCGAGCGTCGCGCTGATGATGTTGTCAGGCAGATAGCTCTGCACGCCGAAACCGTTGACCTGCGACGGCAGGTTGCTGTCGGTGTAGGTGTAGGCCAGATCGCCGAAGACATAGCCGGCATCGTATGCCGCCTGCAGTTCAAAGCCCTGCACGGTCGAGGTGCCTGGATTGTTGACGAAGAAGATCTGGCGGCCGCCGCCGAGCAGCGCTGCGGTGATGTAGTTGTCGATGCGGTTGTGGAAGTAGTTGGCCTTCACACGCAGGCTGTCGCTGGCGTCGAGCAGACCGTCAAAGGTGAAGTTCGCGCCGATTTCCCAGCCCTTCGAGATTTCAGGCTCGAGGAACGGATTAGGGAAGAACGACTGGCCGGTCGTACCCGGGTGCGTGCCGCCGGCAAAGGTCTCGTTGACGGTCGGCGAGCGCGAGGTCTCGGCGTAGGTGACGTAGGGCTGGAACCAGTCCGTCGGATTGAGCGCGACGGTGACGCTCGGATTGAGATGGCCGTCGGACTTGTCGACCGTGTAGGGACCCGCCGGCAGGCCGATCGGGTTGCCCCGGACCACGGCGCCGGAGCCATCGAGGCTGAAGTGATCCCACCTGAGGCCGGCCGTCAGGTCGACGATGCCGTAGGTGAAGGTCGTGTTGCTGAAAACGCCGGTCGTGGCATTGGTGCCGCTGCCGTTGACGCCAGCGCCCGGCCGGGCCGTGCTGTTGATGACGTCATAGTCGTCGCGGAAGTATTCAACGCCGTAGTTCGCCCGGACGGCAACGTCGCCGAGATCGAACAGCGAGGTGTTCGAGATGTCGAAGCCCTTGCCCGTGTCGGTGATGCGGCGGCCGGCAGCCGTGCCACCACCACGAACATCGGTGTCGTACTTCATCTTAAGCCGGTTCCAATAGGCATTGGCCTTGAAGTCGATGAGTTCGTTGTCCGGCGTGTACGAATAGCTTGCCGAAGCGGTCTGGTTCTTCACGTTCTGGAAATAGGAGTTCGCGAAGAAGTCGTTGTCATAAGTGATGCCGGTGAGCTTGAAGGAATGATCCTGATCCGGGGTCACCTCGAACTTCAACAGGCCGGAAAGCAGGTCTTCCTCGGTGTAAGGCACCGTTACGCCGTTGCCGTTGTCGTAGTTGCCGGGATCAGCCTTGCTGATGCCGCCGAGCACCGAGAAGACGTCATTGAAGCGGTAGGCGCCGATCAGCGATTCCGACCAGCCGGCATCGTTGCTGCCATAGGTGGCCGAAGCGATACCGCCGTAGTTCTTCCCGTCCTGGATCAGGTCTTCGACGTCATAGGTCCTGAAGTTCACCGAACCGGCCAGTGCACCGCCGCCGACGCCGGTGACTGCACCGCGGGTGACGTCGATCTCGGAAAGGAATGCCGGATCGAAATAGGCAAAGCCCTGCGCTTCATGGCCGGTGAAACGGAAGTTCTGGCGCACACCGTCGATCATCATGTTGACGCGGCCGGAACCCTCGAAGCCGCGGATGTTGACGGCGACGCCCGGGTTCTGCGGGTTGTTGGCGGTCGAGGTGCCGGGAACGCCACGCAGCAGGTCGTCGGTCTCGAGACCGGATTGCAGGTCGATCTGGTCGGAGGTGACGACGCTGACCGGGGCGGCCTTGGCATAGGGGTCGGCGGTGCGCGAGCCCTTGGCAACGATCGGCGAGAGGTAGGTTTCGCCCTTCTTGGTCTCCTCGGCCTTTTTCTCTTCCGGCTTTGCCTGGGTGGTCGCGCTCTGGGCGAATGCGACGGTAGCGACTGAAATTGCAAGAGTTGTCGTGCAAGCCAACAGGGCCTGGCGACGATGCCGGGTGAGCATGGACCAATCCTTTGAGGTTCGAGGCCGGGCTTGCTGTTGAGCGGCAAACTCAAGGGGCTGGCTGGGCGCGTTCTGGGCGTTGCGACATGTCGTCGCCTCATTTATGCCGCATAAAAAACATGAGTATCTTTGTCAACATACAAAGATACTCCCCACAATTTGTGGGGTCGTGCCAATTCAAGGCGTTGCCGAACTGCAACGCTTTTGCCGGAGAGTTGGAGCGGAGAAGTAAAAAGCATGCAGATTTGCGGCGGCATCCCGCTCTAATTCATTGGAATCGGTCACGTTTATGATCTGGGCGGATTCCACCCAAATTATAGCAATCTCATGCAACCAGATCCGTTTCTGCGCGTTCCCTCCGCTCAAAGCTCGCAACGCGGGCAGTGAGAAAGGAACTGGATGCGTCGCTCTTTCCCATTGATCCTGCTGTCACTCCTGGTCCTCACCGGCGCCAGTCTGCCGAAATCCGGCCCCATCCCGACAGAAAAACCGCCGACGGATGCGGGAGCGGAAGAAGCTGCTCCAACACCCGACAAGAAGCCGGCGCCACCGGCGGGCGATAGCAAGGGCGCGACGGCGAAAGAGCCGACGACAGCCGACGGAAAACAGCCCGTACCGCAGGTAAAGCCGGCCGATGAAGACGAGCAATCGACAAAGGACAAGAAGCCGGCGACCGACGAAAAGGGCCAGCGTGCGGACGAGAAGAAGGATGCCAAGCCGGCGCCGATCGTCTATCCACCAGTCGAGGCCGAAAACGCTGCCGATCATGCCAAGTGCCTTACCGACCTGAAGGCGCTCGGCGCGACATTTGTCGAGGCCAAGCGCATCGACGATGGCAAGGGCTGCGGCATCGACAAGCCGCTGGAGATCACCAGCATCCTGCCTGACGTCACGCTCGCGCCGAAGGGCCTGATGCGCTGCGAAACGGCATTGGCGCTGGCACGCTGGACGAAGGAAACTGCCCAACCGGCTGCGGAGGTCGCCTTCGACAAGAACATCAAGATCAAGGCTCTGAACCAGGCATCGACCTACATCTGCCGCCTGCGCAACAATGCAACGTCCGGCAAGATCTCCGAGCATGCCCACGGCAACGCCGTCGATATCGCGTCCTTCACTTTAAGCGACGGGACGACGATCGCCATCCAGCCGCGTGATGAGGATGGCACGATGGACGGCGCCTTCCAGCGCGCGGTCACCGCTTCCGCCTGCCTCTACTTCAAGACCGTGCTCGATCCCGGCAGCGACGCCGCTCACGAAACTCATCTGCATCTCGACGTCATCGAGCGCCGCAACGATTATCGCTACTGCCGCTAGATGCGAATTCCCCCGGCTCGGATCGACATTCAATTGCCGCCATAGCCGAGGGCGACAAACTCGCCTTCAAAGCGCCCGGCCAACGCGTCGCCGTCAAGCAGGTCGGCAAGCACCACGGCCCGCGCCCTGCCCCGCCGTTCGAGCATCCGCAGAAAGCTCGGCCATTGCCCGGCATTCGCCAGCGACGACCGGGCCGCAAAGGCACCGGCAACCGGCTTTAGATAGTCCATCCGGTTGCTCTGAATCACCAGACGCGCCGCCACGCCGCTTTCGCGCAACCGCACATGCAGAAGCGACCAGGCCGAGAGGATCGTAAGCGCCGAGGCGCTGCCGCCGAACACCGTCTCGCGATGGTTGATGTTGGGCGCCAGGGGCGCCGAAAGCAGGACATGGTCGTGCGTTACATCCTCCACCTGAACCTGCATCGCCGCCGACAGCGGGATATGAGCGTGAAGATAGGCCTGCAAATCCTGTGGCGTCATCGCGATGTCCATGGTCCCTGTTGCAGCGGCTCGTGTCCTGTTGAACGCGCAAAGGCCGCTGCAAGACGTGCAGTGGTTGCCGATCAATGCACAAGACCGCCAGTCTTGGCCAGAGCCGGGGTCACGCGTTCCTGACCTGTCGCCAGATCCCGTTGGACGCAAAGATACCGGCTCGCGCGCCTTGCAGATTGCTCCCCGGATCCCAAATAAAGGCACGAGGAAATCCACCCGTTTTGCGCCCCGTTTCAAGGAAATTTGTCATGGCATTGACGATGTACCAGCTCTCCATTCCCGCACTCATTCGCGGCCTTGGTGTCCTCACCAAACTGCTCGACAAGGCCGAGGCTCACGCGCGCGACAACGGCGTCTCCCCCGATGATCTCGTCAATGCCCGGCTCGCGCCGGACATGCTCACGCTTGCCGGCCAGGTGCAGCGCGTCAGCGATACGAGCAAGGGTCTGGTCGGTCGCCTGACCTCGATCGAGGTGCCCCGGTTTCCCGACGAGGAAAAGACCCTGGGCGAGCTGCGCCAACGCATCGCCAACACCGTCGCTTTTCTTCAGACGGTGCGCCCTACCGATCTTGAAGACAGCGACCGCCGTGAAGTCGTCCTCAACTTCCCGACCCTGAAGGTGACACTCACAGGCGAAGAGTATCTGTTGAGGTTCGTCCTGCCGAACTTCTATTTCCACCTGACGACGGCCTACGACATCCTGCGCCACAAAGGCGTCTCGATCGGCAAGGCCGATTTCCTCAGCCTCACGGCCTAACTTCCGTTTCAGGAAGCAAAACAAGACAACGCCGCGCATCCGGCCGGATGCGCGGCGTTGTCTTGACCAAGCCAGTCGAGGAGCCAAGGCGCCTAGAACAGGCCCTCGATATAGCCCTGCTCGTTCAGGAAGATCTTCTCCGACGACGGCACCTTGGGAAGACCGGGCATGGTCATGATCTCGCCGGTGATGACCACGATGAAGCCGGCGCCGGCCGCAAGCCTTACCTCGCGGATCGGCACCGCATGGCCCGTCGGCGCGCCGCGCAGGTTCGGATCGGTCGAGAAGGAGTATTGCGTCTTCGCCATACAGATCGGCAGGCGGCCATAGCCCTGCTCTTCCCAGGTGCGCAGCTGGTCGCGCACCGTCTTGTCGGCGATCACCTCGCTTGCGTGGTAGATGTCCTTGGCGATCGTCTCGATCTTGTGGAACAGCGACATGTCGTCAGGGTATAGCGGCGAGAACTGCGAATGGCCGGCTTCGGCGAGTTCCGCAACCCTGCGCGCCAATTCCTCGATGCCGGCCGAGCCCTGGGCCCAATGCCGGCAGAGCACGGCTTCCGCGCCAAGCGTCGCGACATAATCCTTGATCGCCTGGATCTCGGCGTCGGTATCGGAAGTGAAGTGGTTGATCGCAACGACTACCGGCACACCGAACTTCTTGACGTTCTGCACATGGCGCCCGAGGTTGGCGCAGCCCTTGCGCAGTGCCTCCAGGTTTTCCTTGCCGAGATCGTCCTTCTTGACACCGCCATTCATCTTGATGGCACGAACGGTCGCGACAAGCACAGCTGCATCCGGCTTCAGCCCCGCCTTGCGGCACTTGATGTCGAAGAATTTTTCCGCACCAAGATCGGCACCGAAACCGGCTTCGGTGACCACATAGTCGGCGAGCTTCAACGCCGTGGTCGTCGCGATCACCGAGTTGCAGCCATGGGCGATGTTGGCGAAGGGCCCGCCGTGGACGAAGGCGGGATTGTTTTCCAGCGTCTGCACCAGATTCGGCTGCATCGCATCCTTGAGTAGCACCGCCATCGCGCCATCGGCCTTGATGTCGCGGGCAAAGACCGGGGTCTTGTCGCGGCGGTAGCCGACAATGATGTTGCCGAGCCGTTGTTCGAGGTCCTTGAGATCGGTTGCCAGGCAGAGGATCGCCATGACCTCGGAGGCCACGGTTATGTCGAAACCGGTTTCGCGCGGATAGCCGTTCGCCACACCGCCGAGCGAGCCGACGATATGGCGCAGTGCCCGGTCGTTCATGTCCATCACCCGTCTCCAGGCGATGCGTCGGACATCGATATTCTGCTCATTGCTCCAATAGATATGATTGTCGATCAACGCGGCGAGCAGGTTGTGCGCCGAGGTGATCGCATGGAAATCGCCAGTGAAATGGAGGTTTATGTCCTCCATCGGCACGACCTGCGCATAACCGCCGCCGGCTGCCCCCCCTTTGACGCCGAAGCAGGGCCCGAGCGAGGCCTCGCGGATGCAGACGATCGCCTTCTTGCCGATACGGTTGAGCCCGTCGCCGAGGCCGACCGTCGTTGTCGTCTTGCCTTCGCCGGCGGGCGTCGGATTGATCGCGGTCACCAGGATCAGGTGACCATTCTTTTTCTCGCGCTGTCGCGCAATGAAGTCGGCGCCGATCTTTGCCTTGTCGTGGCCATAGGGCAAAAGATCTTCCGCGGGAATGCCGAGTGCAGCCCCGATCTCCAGGATCGGCTTTTTCTTCGCCGCGCGGGCAATCTCGATATCGGACTTAACCTCCGTCATGACATGTCCCCTCCCCAGGGTCTCGTTTTCGTCCGCGCCTTCGAAGGCGCAGTTCGCGATGCCCGAGCGGGATGAGGAAACGTGCCTGCGGCTTCCGCCCGCATTCCGCTCTAACTCAATAAATCTGAAGGCGGCCGCCTCGATTGCGGCCACCCTCCTTGCCGTTCTGCCTTAGCGCGCGAGGATGTCACGCATCTCGACGATGTTGGAGCGTACTCGCAGCGTATAGAAGCCCATCGTCGCCAGATGCGTCGGCATGATCCAACCTGCTTCCTCGCCATTGGAGATGATCCATGGCTGGATGCGGAGTGCTGCGCGCAGCTGCTTGATCGTTTCCGTCCAGATCGGCAGCAGGCCGCGCTGGGCAACGACGTTGTCGAAGTCGGCGCCGGCGGCCGAGAGAATGCCGTAATAGCCGTAGAGCTGGCCATAGGCGAACCAGAAGCGGTCGTCGGCGCGCGTGTCGAACCAGCCGCCATTGTGGTTTTCCGAGCGCTCGCGCAGGATCGCCGAGGTGTTGCCAAGGTCATTGGCGACGCGGTCGAGGAACTCGACCAGGTTGTCGGAGCGGCCGTCGAAGATCGCCTCGCACTTGCTGAGCGTGGCGTTGAAGGACCTCAGATCCTTCATCGCCGCCCGATAGAAGCTCGGCGTCGGCGTTTTGGGGCCGAACGGGTTCAGGCCGAAATACCAGGTCTCCTCATCGAACTGCATGTTGCCGCGCGCGCTCTGCAGGGCGTTGTTGATGCCCGAGGTGCCACGCATACGACCGAGCGAATCGACGAGCTCCACCGACGTCCGGCGGATCGCCTGGTTGATGCCGCGCTGGAACGACGCCTTGTTGTCGAGCCAGGGCGTGTCGTCCCAGTCGAGCCCGAAGAAGCCGAGCTTGTAAAGCAGCATCGACGAGATCCAGGCATTCTCGTTGACATTGAAATCGATCAAATCAGCCGTGACGTCGACGATCGCCGAAGTCTGGCAGACCGTGCCGGCCGGCAGCTGGACGGCGGCCAGCGCCTCCGGCGTCGATTCCATCGGCTGCGTCGCCACGCCGGCGAGGTTATTGGCGGCACCGCCGGTCGTCGACTGACCGGTCGACGTCGTACTGGGACCGCTCATCGGCGAGCCGGCCGGCACCTTGCGTTCCGCCAGCTTGTAGCGGTCGACATAGTCTTCGTTGAAGTTCGTCCAGGCCTGGGTCTGCCAGATGAAGTAGCCGTAGAACAGGATCAGCCCGAGAAGAATGAGACCGATCGGTCCCTTGATGATCCAGCTGCGCTGCCGGTACCAGTTGCCCGCCGCGACGAAGGGCCAGAGCAGCCAGGCAACGACGAGCCCGATGCCCCGGCCGATCGCGGTAAAGACGCGCTGGAAAAACGCAACGATCGGATCGAACATGTCCTATTCCTCTCTGAGGCCGTAAAGCTTGTGGCGGAAGGCCGCCTTGTCTTTGAGATATGTGCCGGTCAGCGTCGCCACAACATATTCCTTGAAACGTTCGCTGTATTGTTCGTAGGCGTCGTAGAATCCCTGCTTGTCGAAGACGAAGCGCGAGACGAAATCACGAGGCACGAGCTGCGATATCAAACGGTTGACCAGCCACTGGTCAGCGTGTGCGGGTGCCGCACGCACCAGCATGAAGCGGTTTTCCGGTGCGACATCCTGCATCTTGATCGTGCCGGTCGCCGAGATCATGCGGATCATCTCCTGCAGGAACGGGTAGGCGCCGTCCCTGGCGACCGCTGCCGCATTGCGGTGCATCCAGGTCTGCAGCCAGATCCGGTCGGCATTGGCGAGATCCGCGGCCGGGTCGGTCTCGTGGATCAGGCCGCGCACGGTCATGTCGGCGCGATGCTGGTATAGCCCGGACTCTTCCACCCAGGAGGCCTGCGGCAGCTGCAGCCGCTTGGTCGAGGCGAGGAAATCATAGATACGCGCTGGGTCGTTGATGGCGATGTAGCTGACCTGCCAGGGCCTTGAGCGGCGGAAGCCGGGCACGGACGGGTCGCAGATGACCGTCGTCGTCTTGTCGTCCAGGAAAACGTAGACGCCGCCGAAGTGATTGGCCCAGAAGGCTTCGTGGCGGAAGACGAGCTGATCCGGGACCAGGGCGTTCTGGCGGATATCGCCGGTGAGCTTGGCGAGCTCGACCATGCGGCTGAGCATCTCGTCGTCGGCCCAGGCGGTCGGCACTTTCTTCAGCCGGTCGACCAGGCCGCGCAACTCGGCAGCCTTGCCGAGCATATCTTCTGCCGAGAGAACTCGGAACCGCACCTCGTTGATCGACAGCAGATCGTCGATGTCATCGACGATCGAAACCGAATCCTCGATCTCGCCGTAGAGCGCGTCCTTGATCGTGATCGCATTGATCGCGCGGCTGTTGGCGTTGAAGAACTCGTGCATCAGCGCCGCGGTGTTGGAGAAGCTGGTGTGCACCACCGGCAGCTCCGCCTGCTCCGGCGTCATGATGATGAAGCGGCGGTTGACCCGGTTCGGATCGAGATAGTCGCGATCCCCAAGCTCCTCGGCGATCTCGGGCGAAAAACCGGTCATGTCGATGCTGAACTTCGACAACGCCGTCGAGCGCAGTCCGAAGCCTTCGAGCGCCTTGTTGTAGCGCGCGATCAGATGCGGCTCGGCGATATCGAGCAGCCGCCCATAGATCAATTCGGCTTCAAGCAGACGTTTCATCGGTCAGCTCTTCTCATCATCACCCCTGCCACCGGCCATCGCGTTTCATCGCCTCGATCTCGCGGATCGCCTTTTCGCGCTGGCGCTCGCGGCGGATGATGTCGGTGACGGCGGCATCGTCTGATTTGTCGGTGTAGCGGAACTCGCTGTCGGCGTAGCGATTGATCTCCTGCAACACCATGTCGATCGTGATTGGGCCGCGCAGT is a window from the Ensifer adhaerens genome containing:
- a CDS encoding DUF2333 family protein, whose amino-acid sequence is MFDPIVAFFQRVFTAIGRGIGLVVAWLLWPFVAAGNWYRQRSWIIKGPIGLILLGLILFYGYFIWQTQAWTNFNEDYVDRYKLAERKVPAGSPMSGPSTTSTGQSTTGGAANNLAGVATQPMESTPEALAAVQLPAGTVCQTSAIVDVTADLIDFNVNENAWISSMLLYKLGFFGLDWDDTPWLDNKASFQRGINQAIRRTSVELVDSLGRMRGTSGINNALQSARGNMQFDEETWYFGLNPFGPKTPTPSFYRAAMKDLRSFNATLSKCEAIFDGRSDNLVEFLDRVANDLGNTSAILRERSENHNGGWFDTRADDRFWFAYGQLYGYYGILSAAGADFDNVVAQRGLLPIWTETIKQLRAALRIQPWIISNGEEAGWIMPTHLATMGFYTLRVRSNIVEMRDILAR
- a CDS encoding DUF6638 family protein — encoded protein: MKRLLEAELIYGRLLDIAEPHLIARYNKALEGFGLRSTALSKFSIDMTGFSPEIAEELGDRDYLDPNRVNRRFIIMTPEQAELPVVHTSFSNTAALMHEFFNANSRAINAITIKDALYGEIEDSVSIVDDIDDLLSINEVRFRVLSAEDMLGKAAELRGLVDRLKKVPTAWADDEMLSRMVELAKLTGDIRQNALVPDQLVFRHEAFWANHFGGVYVFLDDKTTTVICDPSVPGFRRSRPWQVSYIAINDPARIYDFLASTKRLQLPQASWVEESGLYQHRADMTVRGLIHETDPAADLANADRIWLQTWMHRNAAAVARDGAYPFLQEMIRMISATGTIKMQDVAPENRFMLVRAAPAHADQWLVNRLISQLVPRDFVSRFVFDKQGFYDAYEQYSERFKEYVVATLTGTYLKDKAAFRHKLYGLREE